A part of Longimicrobium sp. genomic DNA contains:
- a CDS encoding phospholipase D-like domain-containing protein, with protein MPEFLTAKRAVADIEGIIKDARDHLYLVSAYFKVSETFMNRLRGASRYQVPITFVAREGATNSAEVEKLLTVPNLSLYTLKNLHAKCYLNEQRLVIASLNLYEESEKNWEMGVRFDADERVYAETLEEVKNIVSVATRISAIPVPSVSAVPAKVSSPPKQGQTVARAARDGSYKRKGACIRCGDDIAYNPDAPLCRDCWTIWAEFKNPDYPEHYCHDCGRKAKTSMSYPRCKPCFTGARA; from the coding sequence GTGCCTGAATTTCTTACCGCTAAGCGAGCCGTTGCTGATATCGAAGGCATCATCAAGGATGCACGTGACCATCTTTACCTTGTTTCGGCCTACTTCAAAGTGTCCGAGACGTTTATGAATCGACTCCGCGGGGCATCGCGATACCAAGTTCCAATTACTTTTGTAGCACGCGAGGGTGCGACAAATTCCGCAGAAGTAGAAAAGCTTCTCACAGTCCCCAACCTTTCTCTCTACACCCTAAAGAACCTACATGCGAAGTGCTACTTGAATGAGCAGCGGCTGGTGATCGCGTCGTTGAACCTGTATGAGGAATCAGAGAAGAACTGGGAGATGGGTGTGCGTTTCGACGCGGACGAGCGCGTTTACGCTGAGACACTCGAAGAGGTGAAGAACATAGTCTCCGTGGCAACTCGGATCTCTGCCATACCCGTTCCGTCTGTATCGGCTGTGCCTGCGAAGGTTTCTTCGCCACCCAAGCAAGGCCAAACGGTCGCTCGAGCCGCACGCGACGGTTCGTACAAGCGAAAGGGTGCTTGTATCCGATGCGGAGACGATATCGCGTATAACCCGGATGCTCCGCTCTGCCGCGATTGCTGGACGATTTGGGCAGAATTCAAGAACCCTGACTATCCTGAGCACTACTGCCACGACTGCGGGCGCAAGGCGAAGACGAGCATGAGCTATCCGCGATGCAAACCTTGCTTTACAGGCGCTCGGGCGTGA
- a CDS encoding alpha/beta fold hydrolase yields MHARRRAEGVAVAGWGAVLLYVAGALVGVYLLLGALVWWYAERVIFQPQTPRYTASAGATMVLVGDGDSIAVVWLPNPRARFTILFSHGNAEDLGDLRYFLPDLRDAGFSVLAYDYRGYGLSSRRVPGERSAYHDLAAAYEHLTGALGVAPERVILHGRSLGGGIASELASRRPVAGLVLESTFVSAFQVAVPRRIFPFDRFGTERRLREIRAPVLVIHGTRDEVIPFWHGARLLERANPPKRHLWVEGAGHNDLQRVAGDRYWSALREFAATLDESNRSRSAP; encoded by the coding sequence ATGCACGCCCGGCGGCGCGCTGAGGGGGTGGCGGTGGCGGGGTGGGGGGCGGTGCTGCTGTACGTGGCGGGCGCCCTGGTGGGGGTGTATCTCCTGCTGGGGGCGCTGGTGTGGTGGTACGCGGAGAGGGTGATCTTTCAGCCGCAGACGCCCAGGTACACCGCCTCGGCGGGCGCTACGATGGTGCTGGTGGGGGATGGGGACTCCATCGCGGTGGTGTGGCTGCCGAACCCGCGGGCGCGGTTCACGATTCTGTTCAGCCACGGCAACGCCGAGGATCTCGGTGATCTGCGCTACTTCCTTCCCGATCTTCGCGATGCGGGGTTCTCGGTGTTGGCGTACGACTATCGCGGGTATGGGCTCAGCTCCAGGCGCGTGCCCGGCGAGCGCAGCGCGTACCACGACCTCGCCGCCGCGTACGAGCACCTCACCGGCGCCCTGGGAGTGGCGCCGGAGCGCGTGATCCTGCACGGGAGGTCGCTAGGCGGTGGGATCGCGTCGGAGCTCGCGAGCCGGAGGCCGGTGGCGGGGCTCGTGCTGGAGAGCACCTTCGTAAGCGCCTTCCAGGTGGCCGTTCCGCGCCGCATCTTCCCGTTCGACCGCTTCGGCACGGAGCGCAGGCTGCGGGAGATCCGCGCGCCCGTGCTGGTGATCCACGGGACGCGCGACGAGGTCATCCCCTTCTGGCACGGCGCGCGTCTGCTGGAGCGGGCGAATCCGCCCAAGCGGCACTTGTGGGTGGAGGGCGCCGGACACAACGATCTGCAGAGGGTGGCGGGCGACCGATACTGGAGCGCGCTCCGCGAGTTCGCCGCGACGCTCGACGAATCCAACCGTTCCCGGAGTGCTCCGTGA